From a single Rosa rugosa chromosome 7, drRosRugo1.1, whole genome shotgun sequence genomic region:
- the LOC133723162 gene encoding uncharacterized protein LOC133723162 — protein sequence MNQVKRTNRSRAASTQAGKQKAVSEEPPEGESSDDDDVSLVEVIAAHTCKRGRAQIAEEDFEDDEPLSMRLVRQRTTNPSRLSEAGPSATAEKPTLSLVQASTNPVAPLPSPTSTEHLQGPTILITISDDDSSEHESVESHSEDSAAYEELMTTEILAALKVQEVNEVRPLPLGDHVPDIDPTTREVSHCWPMLSISLLIQPHSLTFLNLTRILFVPRRWLQTLRVLSVGQSPKRWKMILTVVVPPKSRE from the exons CGTACCAACCGGAGCagggcagcctctactcaggccgggaaacagaaggcagtatccgaggagcctcctgaaggggagtcctctgatgatgacgatgtgagccttgttgag gtaattgctgctcatacttgcaaacgcggtcgcgcccaaattgctgaagaggactttgaggatgacgagcctctgtcaatgcggctg gtccgtcaaaggaccactaatccctctcgcctgagcgaggctggaccctcagccactgcagaaaagccaactctctcgctagttcaagcatcaactaaccccgtggcgcctcttccgtctcccacatctacagagcatctgcaaggtcctaccattctaataacgatctccgatgacgactcctcggagcatgaaagtgtggaaagccactctgaggattctgccgcttatgaggaactgatgacgacagagattctcgcggcactaaaggtccaagaggtgaatgaagtgaggcctcttcctcttggtgaccacgtaccagatattgacccgacaactcgagaggtaagccactgttggccaatgctttccatttcccttttgatccaaccccactctctgacatttctgaatctaaccaggattctgtttgtaccgaggaggtggctacaaacgtTGAGGGTCCTATCAGTCGGACAGTCACccaagagatggaaaatgatactgacggtggtggtgccccccaagtctcgcgaataa